One Nocardiopsis gilva YIM 90087 genomic window, GCGGCCTCGGCCGCGTTGGCGGGCGTGGCGGCGTCGACGGCCGCCGCCCGGATGCTGCTGCGCCGCTTGGGCTGAGTCGGCCGGGGCCGGTCAGGCGGTCGGCCGGTCCCTCACGACCCCGACAGGGCGAGGAAGAAGGCCGCGATCAGCACGCTGCCGCCCACCGTGGTGAGGACGGCGCGACCGGTCTCGGTGAGGCGGGCGGGAACGAACGCCAGACGCGGACCCCGCTGCGTGGCGCGGGGGCGGTGCGGGGGTGCGGCCACACGGCCGTTCCGTTCGGCCGCGCGCGGTGTGCCGGGGGTGGCGGGCACCAGCCGCGGAACACGGTTGAACATAGCGATGCAGACCAGGGCGGCACCGGCCAGGATGAGCACGAGGGACACGTCTCGGCGGCCTTTGCGGGACGAGGGGTGGACACCAACGGTGGCCGATTCTCCCGCACTGCGCGGCCGGTGGGGAGAGGCGGGTTCGGATGCCGCCGGTTACGGCCGTGCCTCAATGACACTGGGTGGTCACGGAGCGCACTATTCTTCACGCTCGGTAGTGGCCCGTGGGGTTGCCGACACGTAGCGCTGCACCTTGTCCTCGGTGACGCCGAGCGCCCGCAGGGTGAACGCCGAGACCAGGACATGCGCCTCGGCGATGCTGACCTCGCCGCGCACCAGCGGCACGCGCTGTGCGCCGATCATCGTCAGCACCAGCCGCGCGGTGGCCTCCACGGGGAAGTCCGCGAACTCCCCGGCCTCGACTCCATCGCGCAGGATCTGCACGAGCAGCCGCTGCATGGGCGCGACGTGGTCGGCCAGCGCCTGGTAGGCGTCGGGGCCCAGGCTGGCCCCCAGCTCGGCGGCGGCCGGGTGCGGGTGCTCGGCGATCCCCTCCAGCTGGAAGCGGACGAACGCGGAGAGCCGCTCGGCCGCCGAGGCGTCGCTGGGCAGCTCCTGGCTGTAGCGGTCGACGAAGCCGTGGGTGACCTGCTCGGTGAAGGCGAGCAGCAGCGCCGCCTTGTCCGGGAAGTAGTTGTACAGGGCCGTGCGCGTGATGCCCGCTTCTGCTGCGACGTCGGTCATGGAGATGCCGTCGATCCCCTGGGTGCGCGTGAGGGTGGCCACCGCCTCCAGGATGCGCTCGCGGGTCTGGGCGCGGTGGGCGGCGATCGTCGGAGCGGAGATCTTGGGCATGGCCCTATGGTGACATGACTCAGGCCGCCGCCCCAGGGGCGTGATCGCGGCCGAGGTCGGCGAGGACCTCCACGTTGAGCTGGTAGGCCAGCTGGGTCTCGCGCACGATCCGGCGCCGGGCCGCCTCGTCCAGGTCGAGGGCGTCCAGTCGGGACCGGTAGGTGTCCTTGAACCGGGGCAGGCTCGTCAGCTCGTCGAAGACATAGAACGACACGCCCGCCGCGTCGGTGAGGCCGTAACTGCGCATCGCGATCTTGCGGATGAACTGGCCGCCGGAGAGGTCGCCGATGTAGCGCGTGTAGTGGTGGGCGACGTAGCCGCCCGGTTCGTCGGCCATCTGCTCGATGCGCGCCACATACGTGCGCGTGGGCGCGGAGGGGGCGATGCGGTCGCGCCAGTCGGGCCCGTAGAGCTCGGCGAGGTCCCGCCGCAGCGCCGGGACGCGGAAGAGCTGGGGGAACACCACGCGCCCGGCGATGGGGTCGTCGGCCAGGGCGCGGCCGACCTCCTCCAGCGCCACGTAGGCGAAGTAGTGCTGGGCGACCATCGCGGCGTACCCGTCCCGGGAGAGCGTGCCGTCCAGGAGCGCCTGGGTGAACCCGTGCTCCTCGGCCGTCGTGTGGTGCGCCCAGGTCGCGGCCTTCAGCTCGGCGGAGAAGGGCGCTGAGGAGGATGAGGAATCTGGGGATCCGGGGGACTCGGGGGTCGGTTCCGTCGCCGCCGCGCGCTGATGACTCTCCACGCCTGCTCCCTCTGTCTGTCCGGATCTGGACGGTTTATGACATGATGTCAGCAAGATATGGCCTGCTGTCAAGTCGTTGGTGACACTGTGTCGAAAAACCCGAGTGGGATGATGCCCAGTTCGATGGAGCGGTGAGGCCGGTATCCTGGCGTTGCACCAGGGTGCAGTGTGCGCTAGCCCGGCCGGTCAGAGCGTTGGATGGCTCTCGTGCAATCCCGCTAGCGACGAAAAGGGCCGGGCGATTATCGTTTGACTGCCGCAAAGGATCATCGGGCCTCGCTGAGCCGGCGGTCACCGTCTCGGAGAGTCATGGGGCCGATGCCCCGCGATCCCGGTCCGGGGGGTGGGAGGGATCCCCAAAGTCCGGGTGGAGCACGACGATGGTGCCGGGGGAAGACCGGTCGACGTAGAGGCGATGTGTGGATACAAGGAAAACAGGACACGAGCCCGTGACCATGGTAGATCCCGATTCCGCGGGGCCGGCGGGGACCGGCCGCGCATCGGCCGCCGTCGAATCGGTCGACATCCTGTTGATCGAGGACGACGCGCAGGACGCGTTCCTGGTCGAAGAGCTGCTCGCCGACACCGCGCTGGACGCCCGTATCACCTGGGTCGACACACTCGGTAAGGCACGTGAGCACCTCGACGACTTCCGCGGTTGTGTGCTCCTCGACCTCAACCTGCCCGACGCCGGCGGCATGGACCTGCTGCGCGAGGTGCTCACCACGGCCGACTCAGCGGCCGTCGTGGTTCTCACCGGCCTCAACGACGAACACGAAGGCATCGCCGCCGTCGCGGCCGGTGCCCAGGACTACCTGGTCAAGGGCCAGGTCGACGGCTCCCTCCTGGCGCGCAGCCTGCGCTACTCCGTCGAGCGCCAGCGCGCCGACGAGAACGCCCGCCAGCTGCGCGAGGCCGAACTCCACGCGCGCGAGAACATGCGGCTGGAGCGCGGCCTGCTGCCCCAGGTGCTGCTGGACGACTCCCCGCTGAGCCACCGCTCCTTCTACCGCCCCGGCCGCAAGCGCGCCCTGGTCGGCGGCGACTTCTTCGACGCCGTGCAGAAGGACGGCACCACGCACGCCATCATCGGCGACGTCAGCGGGCACGGCCCCGACGAGGCCGCGCTCGGCGTGAGCCTGCGCATCGCCTGGCGCGCCCTGGTCATGGGCGGCGTCGCCGAGGACACCGTCCTGCCCGCGCTGGAGGAGATCCTGGCCAGCGAGCGCGCCCAGGACGAGATGTACGCCACGCTGTGCCAGGTCAGCCTGGACGTGCGCAGCGAGAAGGCGCGGATCCGCCTGTTCGGCCATCCGCCGCCGCTGGTCATCAAGGACGGCGTGGTCGAGGAGGTCCCGGCCGTGCCCCGGCCGCCGATGGGCGTGTTCCCCGACGCCGACATCGACGTCGAGGAATTCCCGTTCCCGCAGGGCGCCACGCTCATGCTCTACACCGACGGCCTGGTCGACGCCTACGACGGCGCCCCGCCCGCGCGCCTGGAGGTCCAGGGCCTGTCCCGCATCCTCGACGGCGTCCTGAAGAGCGGCTGCTCCATCATGGACCTGCCCGAGCACCTTGTGGACGAGGCCGAACGCCACAACGGCGGCCCGCTCCAGGACGACGTCGCCATGATGCTCCTCACCCACGGGGCCGAGAGGTGAGCCCGATGGAACCGCCCCTCGGAGGTAGCGGGGGGCCGTGGTCGCTGCGCCGTCGCGTCACCGTCCTGCTGGCGACCGTCGCCGTGGTGCTGGTCGCCTCCGTGTCGACGATCGTCTTCGCCGCGTTCAACGCCCGCGAATCGCTGAACCGGCAGGTGGACCAGCTCACCCCCGCCCAGACCGCCGTCCAGCAGACCATGTCCGCCTACCTCAACCAGGACAACGGGATCCGCGGGTACGCGCTCACCGGCGAGATCGAGTTCCTCGCCCCCTACGAGCAGGGCAAGCAGTCGATCACCGAGAGCAAGCCCGTCCTGGACCAGATCGCCGCCGACGACAGCGACATCGGCTCCGACATCACCGAGCTGCTGGAGGCCGGCGACGCCTGGACCACGGACTTCGCCGACCCCACCCTGGAAAAGGTCCACCAGGGCAAGGAGGTCAGTGCCGAGGACTACCGGCTGGGCCGGGAGCGCTTCGACGAACTGCGCGCGGCCGGAACCAAGGCCCAGACCCGCATCGACCAGGAGCTCGACCAGGCCCGCGACGGCCTCACCCTCGCCACCCAGCAGGTCGTGGCGCTGCTGATGCTCGTCGGCTTCGTCGTCGTGGTGATGTCGGTCTTCCTGTGGGTGATGCTGCAGCACTGGGTGCTGCGTCCCTTGGACGAGCTCGCCGGACACCTCTCCCAGGTGTCGGAGGGGTACTACGCGCACCGCGTCGCCCTGCACGGGCCGCCCGAGATCGAACGCGTCGGCCGCGACGTCGACGCCATGCGCGAGCGCATCGTCAGCGACCTGCACGAGGTCGGCGCCGCCCGGCGCCAGCTCCAGGAGCAGTCGGACCTGCTGGAGCGCCAGACCGAGGAGCTGCGCCGGTCCAACCTGGAGCTGGAGCAGTTCGCCTACGTCGCCTCCCACGACCTGCAGGAGCCGCTGCGCAAGGTCGCCAGCTTCTGCCAGCTGCTGCAGCGCCGCTACCGCGGCCAGCTCGACGAGCGCGCGGACTCCTACATCGACTTCGCGGTCGAGGGCGCCAAGCGCATGCAGACCCTGATCAACGACCTGCTCGCGTTCTCCCGGGTCGGACGGACCAAGAACTTCACCCAGGTGGACCTCAACGTCGCGCTCGAAGACGCGCTGAGCAGCCTGGAAACCCGGCTGGACGAGGCCGGGGCGGTCGTCACCGGCGACGACATGCCCACCGTCGAGGGCGACAAGACCCTGCTCACCCAGGTCTTCTTCAACCTCGTCGGCAACGCGGTGAAGTTCCGCGGCGAGGACTCGCCGCGCGTGTACGTGAGCTGTGAGCAGCGCGAGGACGAGTGGGTCTTCTGCTGCTCCGACAACGGCATCGGCATCGAACCGCAGTACGCCGAGCGGATCTTCGTCATCTTCCAGCGCCTGCACACCCGCGACAAATACGGCGGAACCGGTATCGGTCTCGCCATGTGCAAGAAGATCATCGAGTTCCACGGCGGGCGTATCTGGCTCGACACGGATTCGGACTACACGGGGACCCGCATATGCTGGTCGCTGCCTGTCGAGGAGGGGGGCACGGAGGAGACCGAGCCGTCGCACCCCGCCGCGACCGAGCTCTCCAGCCACGACGAGGCGGGAGACGACACCACTCCCCGCGACCATGGGGACCGTTCCGAAAAGGTCTGAGACGTTGAGCGAGGTCACTTTGGTGCAACCCATAGAGGTGCTGCTGGTCGAGGACGACCCCGGTGACGTCCTGATGACCAAGGAGGCCTTCGAAGAGCACAAGGTGGGCAACCGTCTCCATGTGGTCTCCGACGGCGTCGAGGCGCTGCGGTTCCTGCGCCGCGACGGGGAGTACGCCGACGCGCCCCGTCCGCACCTGATCCTGCTCGACCTCAACCTGCCCCGCAAGGACGGCCGCGAGGTGCTGGAGGAGGTCAAGAAGGACGAGGCGCTGGCGCACATCCCGATCGTGGTGCTGACCACGTCGGAGGCCGAGGAGGACATCCTGCGCAGCTACCGGCTGCACGCCAACGCCTATGTGGCCAAGCCCGTCGACTTCGACCAGTTCATCCAGGTCGTGCGGCAGATCGACGACTTCTTCGTGACCGTGGTACGGCTGCCCAAGGGGTGAGCCGCCCGGCAGGCCGGCCGCGAATTCGCGTCCCACGACCGGTCGTCGGGCCCGTCGATGTCGGCCCGATGTCCGCGCGCGGGAGCGTACGTCCCGTTCAGGGGGTCGATCCTCCGTTACGGTAATGACCATGAGCTTGCCGGAACCTCGTGACCCCGCCGGGCCCTACCGGATCTGCATCGTGTGCCTGGGCAACATCTGCCGGTCCCCGATGGCGGCGAAGGTCCTGACGGCCGACCTGGAACGCGCCGGGATCGCCGATCTCGTGCAGGTCGACAGCGCCGGGACCGGGAGCTGGCACATCGGATCCGGTATGGACTCCCGTGCCGCGTCGACGCTCCGCGTCCACGGCTACCTCACCGAGCACGTCGCGCGGAAGTTCGACCCCGCCTGGTTCACAGAGCGGGACCTCATCCTGGTGATGGACCTGGACAACCTCGACGACGTGCTCCGGCTCGTCCCGGACCGCGCCGAGGCCGGCGAGCGCGTCCTGCTGTTCCGCTCCTTCGCCCCCGGCGGTGGCCCCAACCCCGAGATCCCCGACCCCTACTACGGCGGCGACGACGGTTTCAGCACCGTGTTGAGCATGGTGGAGGCGGCGGCCAAGGGGCTGACCGGCGAACTGGTCGCCCTTTTCGGTCCCCGCACCGGCTACGAGCACGGTCGGGACGACAGGCGGGACACCCCCGGTGCGTTCTGAGGAGCGCGTGGCGCCGCCCGTCGCCGACCGTGTCGCCGAGCTGACCGGCCGCGCGGTCGCCGCGCTGGCGCCGCTGGGATCGAGCCACGCCTGGGAGCTGTACCGTGCCGAACTCGCCGACGGCGCCGACGTCTTCGTCAAGGCGCTGCCGGACGGCACGCCCGACGGGGAGTTCGCCGGGCTGTTCGCCACCGAGGCGTGGGGCCTGGAGTGGCTGGGCGGGTCGTTCGGCTCCCCGGTGCCCGAGGTCCTCGGCGCCGACGAGCGCACGCTCGTGCTCTCCTGGGTGTCGGAGCGGCCCCCGACCCCCGAGGCCGCCGAGCGCTTCGGCCACCAGCTCGCCGGCATGCACGCGACACCGGCCGAGCACTTCGGGGCGCCGCGCGACGGCTACATCGGCCCACTGCCGCTCGACAACACCCCGCGCGACTCCTGGCCGGAGTTCTACGCCGAACAGCGGCTGCTGCCCTACCTCGCCCGCGCCACCGACCGGGGCGTGCTGACACCGGCCGACGTGCGCGTCATCGAGCGGGCCATCGACGCCATCGGCGACCTGCCGGGTGCCCCCGAACCGCCCGCGCGCATCCACGGCGACCTGTGGAGCGGCAACGTGATCTGGCAGGACGACGGCGCGGTGATCGTCGACCCCGCCGCCCACGGGGGCCACCGCGAGGCCGACCTCGCCATGCTCGCGCTGTTCGGCCTGCCCTACCTGGACCGGGTGCGCGACGGCTACAACGAGGCGTTCCCCCTGGCCGCCGGGTGGCGTGGACGGATCGCGCTGCACCAGCTGCACCCGCTGCTGGTCCACGCGTGCCTGTTCGGCGCCGCCTACCGGATCACCGCGCTCAACGCCGCCCAAGCCGTTCTGGGCGAGGTGTGAGCGGCCTGAAAGGGGCGCAGTGGTCGGCGGGCCAGCCGCCACCGACGGGCGGCGTTGGCCGTCCGGAGCACCTGCGGCGGCGTCCCGTCCTCACCAGCTCACCAGCACCGTGGTGTCCGGGTACAGCTCGCCGGCGCCCGCGACGACGCAGTCGGTGACGGTCTCCTCATCGTCGGGTTCCGCGGCAGCGACGAGGGCCGCTAGGTCCTTCTCGTCACCCGTCGTGGTGATTCCGGCATCCGACATGCACTCGCGGGCGTAGGACATGAGGTCGTCGGCCATGCGGGGTTCGTGGTCCTCGGAATACCGATTCTCCACTTTCTCCAGGTGCGCGGTGAAGCAGGCGTCGCCGATATCCGCGACCGCGTCGTCGGGAATCCCCTTGCCGTCGAACCAGAGATCCATTCTCAGCTGATCGACGGGATCCCACCCGTTGTTGTCGAGATCGATTCCTCGCGTGCGCAGACATTTCTCCAGGCGCTTCACCGCGGCGGCGTAGTCGTTCTCGTCGACCGTCCCTCCCGCCAGCAGCGCCTCCTGCTCGGCGATTCCGGCGTCGATCTCCGCCGCGCCCGGCGCGTCTGAGGACGCGGGAGCAGCGGCACCGCCGTCGGACGTGGGGAGCTGCGGGCCGCAGGCCGCCGCCGCGACGGCCAGGAGCGCGGCGGAGATGGTCGGTCGGGGGCGCATTCCACCGCCCTAGTAGTGCCGGATGCGATAGACCTTGCCGTTGCCCCAGCCCTTGTGGAAGCTGGTGCTGAGCCGGCCGGGCTTCGTCGAGATCTTCTTGAAGCCGGGAGCGTGGTGCCAGCGGCTGAGCGCACCGTCTCTCCGCTGCAACCGGACCCAGGCGTGGCCCAGACAGCCGCCGCGCGTCTTCTGCGTGGACGCGTAGGTATGGTCGCTCCTGCCCACATAGGTGCAGGTCCCGCGACGCATCGTGACCCAGTCCGTATGGGGTGGCGGGGCGGGGGCCATCGCGGTGGCCAGGGCCAGGGAGACCGTGATCGCGGCGAATCGCGCAATGGCGGTCATACGTTCCTTCACCTCCTCCAACCGTGCGCGGCCGGCGGGCCGCGGAGGCGCGACTCTCCCTCGGCGGCCGATCCGCGGCCTGCCGGTACCGCGCACAGCGCGCCTACCGGCTCAGCGGTGGTGGATCCGGTAGACCTTCCCCTTGCGCCATGTCTTGTGCATGCTCTTCTTGAGCTGGCCCTTGGTCGTGCGGATCTTCTTGAAGTTCTTGGCGTGCCGCCATGGGCTGTAGTAGCCGTTCTTCTTCTGCAGGCGGACCCAGGCGTGCCCCTTGCACTTGCCCCGCACCTTCTGCGTCCACGCGCTCGTGTGGTTGCTGCCGCCGATGTAGGTACAGCTTGCGCGGTTCATCGTGACCGACGCCCGGTGGGCCGATGCCGCGGGGGCGGTCGCGGTGAACAGGCCACCGACCAGCACGGCGGAGACCGCAGCAGCGCCGATTCTTCGTATGACCGTCATTCTTCTGCTCCGTCCAGGAATGATTTTCCTTTCTGCCCCGTTGTCGACCGACCCTTGCTGATATCGCGGGCGCGCACAAGGCGGTTTTCGTGTCCCAGTGTGGCCAGCGGTCGTCATTTCAATCGATGACAGCGGAAACTCTGTGCACACATGGAAATGCGGTGATCCACTTCTGCCCAATATCCCGATCCGGCACTCGGGGGCTTTCTGTCCGCTGCTTCGGGCATCACTGTGCGTAGCTGGGGCCCTGGGGTGATCGAGAAGTTATGGAGATCCTCTAAAGTCGGGGTCGTGACTTGGCCAGGAAACCCCCAGAACGGCAATTACGGCTACCCTCAGCAGCAGGGTGCGCCGGCACCACGTCACTCGGGCGGAATGAGCCCCCTCATGCTGGCCCTGCTGGCCATGGTCATGGTCGTGGCGGTGGCCATCGCGGTCGTGGTCGTGTGGAACACGCTGCGCGAGTCCCCCCAGATCGCCGCGCCGGAGCCGTCGCCCAGCGCCACGGCGCAGGAGGTCGACGACGAACCCTCCGCGGAGCCGTCGGAACCATCGGAGTCCCCCGACGAACCGGAGGAGCTGATCAACTCCGGGTGGCGGACCGTCAAGTCCGACAAATGGGGCTTCACCTACGAGGTGCCGCCGTCGGACGACGACTGGGCGGCCAAGGGCGACGGCTTCATCGTGGGACAGGGCGAGGACGAGAACGGCACGCCCGAGATCGCGATGAGCGGGGTCGCCATCTACAAGGACCAGCCCTGCGACGGCTGGGGCGACCGCGCGGTCACCGGGGCCCAGGGCATCACCGAGACCCAGGACACCGCCGCGATGGCCAAGGGTGTGGCCACGAAGTGGGCCGAACTCAGCTTCACGACCGACGCCGGTGCGGCCACCACGTCGGTGCGCACGGTCGAGGCGTTCTCCAACAACGGGCTGAAGGGGCACCGCGCGATCGTCGACGCCAAGCTGAAGAAGCCCAAGGCGGGCTGCCAGCCGCCCACCGCCGAGGTGCACACCGTGGTCGTCCCTAACCCCGACGAGGAGAACGCGGTCCGCGCCTTCACCATCGTCGCCGACACCGGCCTGCCCGACGCGGAGGACACGGACGTCCTGGAGAAGATCCTGAACAGCCTGCGCGACGAGGACTACGAGGTCGAATAGGAGGCCGGTGAGGGGGATGTGCGACCCTCCCGTCGCGAGTAGGGTAAGGACCTCCGGTGCGGCCCCACAGGGCGCATCGTGCCCGGGTTCCTCCGCGGTGACAAGGGCCCGGCGCCCGAGGGTGAGCCGAGCCGGACTCACTCGGAAGGAGCCTCCGATGCAGGACGAGCTGCCGACCCGGCTCTCCCTGACCCTGCCCGGCCCGTTCGCCACCTGGATGGCCACGACGGCGGTGGCCACCACCCGCGACGCGAACCCCTTCCACCAGGCGGCACAGGACGCGCTGGCCGCCGCCCAGACCGACGCCACCGGCCAGACCGTCGTCACCGGCACCGTCGACGCCATCTGCGTGATCGCCGATCACGCCTACAACCTGCTGCACAACCCCGCCATCGCTGGGGACCTCGGCGACGCCGCCATCACCGTGGTCAACCGCTTCCATGCCGCGATGGCGCCGTTCACCGGCAAGGAGGGGTTCTGCGTCGACTGCGGCGGCACGGGACGCACCCGGTCGGGCACCACCTGCCCCATCTGCAAGGGC contains:
- a CDS encoding response regulator, with protein sequence MLLVEDDPGDVLMTKEAFEEHKVGNRLHVVSDGVEALRFLRRDGEYADAPRPHLILLDLNLPRKDGREVLEEVKKDEALAHIPIVVLTTSEAEEDILRSYRLHANAYVAKPVDFDQFIQVVRQIDDFFVTVVRLPKG
- a CDS encoding low molecular weight protein-tyrosine-phosphatase; its protein translation is MSLPEPRDPAGPYRICIVCLGNICRSPMAAKVLTADLERAGIADLVQVDSAGTGSWHIGSGMDSRAASTLRVHGYLTEHVARKFDPAWFTERDLILVMDLDNLDDVLRLVPDRAEAGERVLLFRSFAPGGGPNPEIPDPYYGGDDGFSTVLSMVEAAAKGLTGELVALFGPRTGYEHGRDDRRDTPGAF
- a CDS encoding fructosamine kinase family protein; the encoded protein is MAPPVADRVAELTGRAVAALAPLGSSHAWELYRAELADGADVFVKALPDGTPDGEFAGLFATEAWGLEWLGGSFGSPVPEVLGADERTLVLSWVSERPPTPEAAERFGHQLAGMHATPAEHFGAPRDGYIGPLPLDNTPRDSWPEFYAEQRLLPYLARATDRGVLTPADVRVIERAIDAIGDLPGAPEPPARIHGDLWSGNVIWQDDGAVIVDPAAHGGHREADLAMLALFGLPYLDRVRDGYNEAFPLAAGWRGRIALHQLHPLLVHACLFGAAYRITALNAAQAVLGEV
- a CDS encoding HAMP domain-containing histidine kinase, producing MEPPLGGSGGPWSLRRRVTVLLATVAVVLVASVSTIVFAAFNARESLNRQVDQLTPAQTAVQQTMSAYLNQDNGIRGYALTGEIEFLAPYEQGKQSITESKPVLDQIAADDSDIGSDITELLEAGDAWTTDFADPTLEKVHQGKEVSAEDYRLGRERFDELRAAGTKAQTRIDQELDQARDGLTLATQQVVALLMLVGFVVVVMSVFLWVMLQHWVLRPLDELAGHLSQVSEGYYAHRVALHGPPEIERVGRDVDAMRERIVSDLHEVGAARRQLQEQSDLLERQTEELRRSNLELEQFAYVASHDLQEPLRKVASFCQLLQRRYRGQLDERADSYIDFAVEGAKRMQTLINDLLAFSRVGRTKNFTQVDLNVALEDALSSLETRLDEAGAVVTGDDMPTVEGDKTLLTQVFFNLVGNAVKFRGEDSPRVYVSCEQREDEWVFCCSDNGIGIEPQYAERIFVIFQRLHTRDKYGGTGIGLAMCKKIIEFHGGRIWLDTDSDYTGTRICWSLPVEEGGTEETEPSHPAATELSSHDEAGDDTTPRDHGDRSEKV
- a CDS encoding PP2C family protein-serine/threonine phosphatase → MVDPDSAGPAGTGRASAAVESVDILLIEDDAQDAFLVEELLADTALDARITWVDTLGKAREHLDDFRGCVLLDLNLPDAGGMDLLREVLTTADSAAVVVLTGLNDEHEGIAAVAAGAQDYLVKGQVDGSLLARSLRYSVERQRADENARQLREAELHARENMRLERGLLPQVLLDDSPLSHRSFYRPGRKRALVGGDFFDAVQKDGTTHAIIGDVSGHGPDEAALGVSLRIAWRALVMGGVAEDTVLPALEEILASERAQDEMYATLCQVSLDVRSEKARIRLFGHPPPLVIKDGVVEEVPAVPRPPMGVFPDADIDVEEFPFPQGATLMLYTDGLVDAYDGAPPARLEVQGLSRILDGVLKSGCSIMDLPEHLVDEAERHNGGPLQDDVAMMLLTHGAER
- a CDS encoding biliverdin-producing heme oxygenase, yielding MESHQRAAATEPTPESPGSPDSSSSSAPFSAELKAATWAHHTTAEEHGFTQALLDGTLSRDGYAAMVAQHYFAYVALEEVGRALADDPIAGRVVFPQLFRVPALRRDLAELYGPDWRDRIAPSAPTRTYVARIEQMADEPGGYVAHHYTRYIGDLSGGQFIRKIAMRSYGLTDAAGVSFYVFDELTSLPRFKDTYRSRLDALDLDEAARRRIVRETQLAYQLNVEVLADLGRDHAPGAAA
- a CDS encoding TetR/AcrR family transcriptional regulator, which gives rise to MPKISAPTIAAHRAQTRERILEAVATLTRTQGIDGISMTDVAAEAGITRTALYNYFPDKAALLLAFTEQVTHGFVDRYSQELPSDASAAERLSAFVRFQLEGIAEHPHPAAAELGASLGPDAYQALADHVAPMQRLLVQILRDGVEAGEFADFPVEATARLVLTMIGAQRVPLVRGEVSIAEAHVLVSAFTLRALGVTEDKVQRYVSATPRATTEREE